The Pseudomonadota bacterium genome window below encodes:
- a CDS encoding radical SAM protein, with product MDELVLTPPVHSPAEPAAGAFLLAAGLAGAGRDVALLDLSLAFFWRELRRGEGRVGEAALRYLLDARSGYEPDRHRSAVGQLHRRLRPFGERHPGWRLTLMDLEPPVRVHDPAAVARWLAENPSPFSELWEESLRPVLEAERPRRVLVSLAYLSQLPAAIDLVRFLDRNGARYAVGGSLPRSLAATGAGLDALRAAIGPVDLGDGSALLGGDARRPLLDTLAWPRMLAKDPYLSARPIVPLALSSGCYWRRCRFCPDRALPYRGVPAASLERFFGSVPASVFAARPVVHLVDSAIPPGPLRRFLPLAKAAGAAFYGFARPTRQLLRGSLVDAAADAGCLMLQLGVESGSGALLGRFDKGVDPAEAERVIAAVAGAGIRTYLYLLFGLPGETDADREATLELLARNHRHVDFLNLSLFNLPSSCELTERAEEHGISLGEFPIEDAALRLYRPFTCGGRSPRDEARAFLKERVLWHPAIREAVLRTPRWLRAAHLALMRLPGRRSP from the coding sequence ATGGACGAGCTCGTGCTCACGCCCCCGGTCCACTCGCCGGCCGAGCCCGCCGCAGGCGCCTTCCTGCTCGCCGCAGGGCTCGCCGGCGCCGGGCGGGACGTCGCGCTCCTCGACCTGTCGCTCGCGTTCTTCTGGCGCGAGCTGCGGCGGGGAGAGGGCCGCGTCGGCGAGGCCGCCTTGCGCTACCTCCTCGACGCGCGATCGGGGTACGAGCCCGACAGGCACCGCTCCGCCGTCGGGCAGCTCCACAGAAGGCTCCGGCCGTTCGGCGAGCGGCACCCGGGCTGGCGGCTGACGCTCATGGATCTCGAGCCGCCGGTCCGCGTCCACGACCCAGCGGCGGTGGCGCGATGGCTCGCCGAGAACCCGAGCCCGTTCTCGGAGCTGTGGGAGGAGTCGCTCCGGCCGGTGCTCGAGGCGGAGCGGCCGCGCCGCGTGCTCGTGTCGCTCGCGTACCTCTCGCAGCTCCCGGCGGCGATCGATCTCGTCCGCTTCCTCGATCGCAACGGCGCGCGCTACGCGGTCGGGGGCTCGCTCCCGCGGAGCCTCGCGGCGACGGGCGCAGGGCTCGACGCGCTCAGGGCCGCGATCGGCCCCGTCGATCTCGGGGACGGCTCCGCGCTGCTCGGCGGGGACGCGCGCCGCCCGCTCCTGGACACGCTCGCGTGGCCGCGGATGCTCGCAAAGGATCCGTACCTCTCGGCGCGGCCGATCGTGCCGCTCGCCCTGAGCAGCGGCTGCTACTGGCGGCGGTGCCGGTTCTGCCCGGATCGCGCGCTGCCCTATCGAGGCGTCCCCGCCGCGTCGCTCGAGCGGTTCTTCGGGTCGGTCCCGGCCTCGGTCTTTGCGGCGCGACCCGTCGTGCACCTCGTCGATTCCGCGATCCCGCCGGGCCCCCTGCGGCGCTTCCTGCCGCTCGCGAAGGCGGCGGGCGCCGCGTTCTACGGCTTCGCCCGGCCGACCCGGCAGCTCCTGCGCGGCTCCCTCGTAGACGCCGCAGCGGACGCCGGTTGCCTGATGCTGCAGCTCGGCGTGGAGAGCGGGAGCGGCGCGCTGCTCGGGCGGTTCGACAAGGGCGTCGACCCGGCGGAGGCGGAGCGCGTGATCGCCGCGGTCGCCGGCGCGGGCATCCGGACGTACCTATACCTCCTGTTCGGCCTGCCGGGCGAGACCGACGCGGATCGCGAGGCCACGCTCGAGCTGCTCGCGCGCAACCATCGCCACGTCGACTTCCTCAACCTGTCGCTGTTCAACCTCCCGAGCTCCTGCGAGCTGACCGAGCGGGCCGAGGAGCACGGCATCTCGCTCGGGGAGTTCCCGATCGAGGACGCCGCGCTGCGGCTCTATCGGCCGTTCACCTGCGGCGGCCGCTCGCCCCGCGACGAGGCGCGGGCGTTCCTCAAGGAGCGCGTGCTATGGCACCCGGCGATCCGTGAGGCGGTCCTGCGCACGCCGCGGTGGCTCCGCGCCGCGCACCTCGCGCTCATGCGCCTGCCGGGCCGGCGATCGCCGTGA
- a CDS encoding DsbA family protein, translated as MHRGLRRLTKVALAALAICACDDFPVEHCVAGQGIALDDDDAPRLGPGDAPVELAIFGDFQCPGTAQLWFGLGPFLDRLAADGRSDSLAVRFHHFPLTSIHERAYAAAVGAAAAHRQGDEAFWRLFPLLLKPAAELTDGHIASYAAAAGLDTEAFAADLGSDEVAAEVERDAALAGALELAGTPSVLLCGVPVSPYPDDVVDNLSYLIY; from the coding sequence ATGCATCGAGGTCTGCGTCGACTGACGAAGGTGGCGCTCGCGGCGCTGGCGATCTGCGCGTGCGACGACTTCCCCGTGGAGCACTGCGTCGCGGGCCAGGGCATCGCCCTCGACGACGACGACGCGCCGCGGCTCGGACCGGGCGACGCGCCCGTCGAGCTCGCGATCTTCGGCGACTTCCAGTGCCCCGGGACCGCGCAGCTGTGGTTCGGTCTCGGGCCGTTTCTCGACCGGCTGGCCGCGGACGGGCGCTCCGACTCCCTCGCCGTGCGGTTCCACCACTTCCCGCTGACGTCGATCCACGAGCGCGCGTACGCAGCGGCCGTCGGCGCCGCCGCCGCGCACCGGCAGGGGGACGAGGCCTTCTGGAGGCTCTTCCCGCTGCTCCTCAAGCCCGCCGCCGAGCTGACCGACGGGCACATCGCGTCCTACGCCGCGGCCGCCGGGCTCGACACGGAGGCGTTCGCCGCGGATCTCGGGTCCGACGAGGTCGCGGCGGAAGTGGAGCGCGACGCGGCGCTCGCCGGCGCTCTAGAGCTTGCCGGGACGCCCTCCGTGCTCCTGTGCGGGGTGCCGGTGTCGCCGTATCCCGACGACGTCGTCGACAACCTGAGCTACCTGATCTACTGA
- a CDS encoding response regulator, translating into MDGHDAEELGPDVVELIERVDLLERRVRELEDENALVRGRERRLAGVLESTPYGVAILDIDGFIIYLNRGVLSLTGYEERTNLLGRRLEELTDAGGRKTLSVGLGAVMAERGYWTGEIAILHQDGTAIPTQISCGRFFDERHRPNDVIVTLRDLSREKSSPRMERRLEDQVVQSQKMEAIGTLAGGVAHDMNNVLTAILNLGAILREEMGADERHRGDVEGILSAAKRGRDLTRNLLAFARKGKYRRERLSLNHVVEEVRGLLAHTAPKTVGFQLVLDESMPPVEGDFGQISQAIMNLCINAIDAMDGEGTITCCTGTVRLEAGELPGWTELPGGEYARLEIIDTGAGMEPDVLERVFEPFFTTKDPQRGTGLGLAMVYGTVKNHGGAVLIDSKRGAGTRATIHLPLARGGELPVRISGIFPTVHAADAAGTILLVDDEEMIRRSVKRALVRLGYEVVLAGNGLEALELIRSRRRELSLVILDLLMPVMGGEEAFHKIRALDPDLPILIASGYAEEEKVEALLAAGARGFVEKPFDLARISEEVKLAARVL; encoded by the coding sequence GTGGACGGCCACGACGCAGAGGAGCTCGGACCGGACGTCGTCGAGCTGATCGAGCGTGTCGATCTGCTCGAGCGGCGGGTCCGCGAGCTCGAGGACGAGAACGCCCTCGTGCGGGGGCGGGAGCGGAGGCTCGCCGGGGTCCTCGAGTCGACGCCGTACGGCGTGGCGATCCTGGACATCGACGGGTTCATCATCTACCTGAACCGGGGCGTCCTGAGCCTCACGGGGTACGAGGAGCGCACGAACCTGCTCGGCCGGCGCCTCGAGGAGCTCACGGACGCGGGAGGGCGCAAGACCCTGTCGGTCGGCCTGGGCGCGGTGATGGCCGAGCGCGGCTACTGGACGGGGGAGATCGCGATCCTCCACCAGGACGGCACGGCGATCCCGACGCAGATCTCGTGCGGGCGGTTCTTCGACGAGCGGCATCGGCCCAACGACGTCATCGTCACGCTGCGCGACCTCTCGCGCGAGAAGAGCTCCCCGCGGATGGAGCGACGCCTCGAGGACCAGGTCGTGCAGTCGCAGAAGATGGAGGCGATCGGCACCCTCGCGGGCGGCGTGGCGCACGACATGAACAACGTGCTCACGGCGATCCTCAACCTCGGCGCGATCCTCCGCGAGGAGATGGGCGCGGACGAGCGGCACCGCGGCGACGTGGAGGGAATCCTCTCCGCCGCGAAGCGGGGCCGGGACCTGACGCGCAACCTGCTCGCGTTCGCGCGCAAGGGCAAGTACCGCCGCGAGCGGCTGTCGCTGAACCACGTCGTCGAGGAGGTGCGCGGGCTCCTCGCGCACACAGCCCCGAAGACCGTCGGGTTCCAGCTCGTGCTGGACGAGTCGATGCCGCCCGTCGAGGGGGACTTCGGGCAGATCTCCCAGGCGATCATGAACCTGTGCATCAACGCCATCGACGCGATGGACGGGGAGGGGACGATCACCTGCTGCACCGGGACCGTCCGCCTCGAGGCCGGGGAGCTGCCCGGGTGGACGGAGCTGCCCGGCGGCGAGTACGCGCGGCTCGAGATCATCGACACCGGCGCGGGCATGGAGCCCGACGTCCTCGAGCGCGTCTTCGAGCCGTTCTTCACGACCAAGGATCCGCAGCGCGGGACCGGCCTCGGGCTCGCGATGGTCTACGGCACGGTCAAGAACCACGGGGGCGCGGTCCTCATCGACTCGAAGCGCGGCGCCGGGACCCGGGCGACGATCCACCTCCCGCTCGCGCGGGGCGGCGAGCTCCCGGTCCGGATCAGCGGGATCTTCCCGACGGTGCACGCGGCCGACGCCGCGGGGACCATCCTGCTCGTGGACGACGAGGAGATGATCCGCCGCTCGGTCAAGCGCGCCCTCGTGCGGCTCGGCTACGAGGTCGTGCTCGCTGGCAACGGGCTCGAGGCGCTCGAGCTGATCCGATCGCGGCGCCGCGAGCTGTCGCTCGTGATCCTCGACCTCCTGATGCCCGTGATGGGCGGCGAGGAGGCGTTCCACAAGATCCGCGCCCTCGATCCCGACCTCCCGATCCTGATCGCCTCGGGCTACGCCGAGGAGGAGAAGGTCGAGGCGCTGCTCGCCGCCGGCGCGAGGGGGTTCGTCGAGAAGCCGTTCGACCTCGCGCGGATCTCCGAGGAGGTCAAGCTGGCGGCGCGGGTGCTGTGA
- a CDS encoding LysM peptidoglycan-binding domain-containing protein, producing MSLQPRWQMVQLMALLAFTAAAWMIAVTARAAGPSEAILAPPGSLAQDDGEADAGVEPEEAPEADAKPPEYVVQPGDSLSEIAEAHGIRTAELVAANGISDPDDVHAGAKLKIPGAAAAPKKVAKRPKALEGVRITVPKGVTLSRIAEIYDIPWKRIAKANGLGATGRVRAGQKLLIPGASKILEIVPCLKPPVTLYRVRTDETRTVSLCRCNGEPTPEGIEVLSAVSAPPRQPVPFPLHERLVRLLQRVAEQYPGKRLEIVSGQRPRKESQKNESLHNKGRAIDFRVEGVSNARLVTFVRKLDQVGVGYYPNSVFIHLDTREKDAYWIDYSRPGEKAIYGKAGMKAEEIEKIRLARKAAATESPEAPATEAETDVDVEATVDVGTLADLVQAAVAESLASPAEAPAEAEAKAAPPIVTPIAVNVVPEG from the coding sequence ATGAGCCTGCAACCCCGATGGCAAATGGTGCAGCTGATGGCGCTGCTGGCCTTCACGGCCGCGGCCTGGATGATCGCGGTGACCGCGCGCGCCGCCGGTCCGTCCGAGGCGATCCTGGCGCCTCCGGGCTCTTTGGCGCAAGACGACGGCGAGGCGGATGCCGGGGTGGAGCCCGAGGAGGCACCCGAGGCCGACGCGAAGCCCCCGGAGTACGTCGTCCAGCCGGGCGACTCGCTCAGCGAGATCGCGGAGGCTCACGGGATCCGCACGGCGGAGCTCGTCGCGGCCAACGGGATCTCGGACCCGGACGACGTGCACGCCGGGGCGAAGCTGAAGATCCCCGGCGCGGCCGCCGCCCCTAAGAAGGTCGCGAAGCGGCCGAAGGCGCTCGAGGGCGTGCGGATCACCGTGCCCAAGGGCGTGACCCTGTCGCGCATCGCCGAGATCTACGACATCCCGTGGAAGCGGATCGCGAAGGCGAACGGGCTCGGGGCCACGGGCCGGGTGCGCGCCGGGCAGAAGCTTCTCATCCCGGGCGCTTCGAAGATCCTCGAGATCGTCCCCTGCCTGAAGCCGCCAGTCACCCTGTACCGCGTCCGGACCGACGAGACGAGGACCGTCTCCCTGTGCCGCTGCAACGGCGAGCCGACCCCGGAGGGGATCGAGGTGCTGTCCGCCGTCTCCGCTCCGCCCCGCCAGCCGGTGCCGTTCCCGCTCCACGAGCGGCTCGTCAGGCTGCTGCAGCGCGTCGCCGAGCAGTACCCGGGCAAGCGGCTCGAGATCGTCTCGGGCCAGCGGCCGCGCAAGGAGAGCCAGAAGAACGAGTCGCTCCACAACAAGGGCCGGGCGATCGACTTCCGCGTCGAGGGCGTCTCGAACGCGCGACTGGTGACGTTCGTCCGGAAGCTCGATCAGGTCGGCGTCGGCTACTACCCGAACTCGGTGTTCATCCACCTCGACACCCGCGAGAAGGACGCCTACTGGATCGACTACTCGCGGCCCGGCGAGAAGGCGATCTACGGCAAGGCGGGCATGAAGGCCGAGGAGATCGAGAAGATCCGCCTCGCGCGCAAGGCGGCCGCGACGGAGTCGCCCGAGGCGCCGGCGACCGAGGCCGAGACGGATGTCGACGTGGAAGCTACCGTCGACGTTGGGACCCTGGCGGATCTCGTCCAGGCCGCGGTCGCGGAGTCGCTCGCGTCCCCCGCCGAGGCGCCCGCCGAGGCTGAGGCGAAGGCCGCGCCGCCCATCGTCACGCCAATCGCGGTCAACGTCGTGCCCGAGGGCTGA
- a CDS encoding class I SAM-dependent rRNA methyltransferase, protein MAYPKLFLKKGKEAFVASRHPWVFDGALDLGRSRGAEPGPVELCASDGAFVGIGTFNPASAISVRLLARERAELDEAFFAGRLRTAAALREDAVPRDTNAYRLVNSEGDGLPGLVVDRFADHLVVQVGTPGMAALEPAWLPALVAAVRPASILQRANQSAANRERMTAPSGQLLGETPPLIDVAEQGVRLRVDPHHGQKTGFFCDQRDTRAIVRGLARDGRVLDGYAYTGAFTAHALAGGAASVTAVESSPSAAELVPVNAELAVAGGAQRVSVVRGDCAELLGAAGDAFDLVIVDPPALAKKRQHVEKAARLYVDLFAKALARTVPGGYLVACSCSAAVDRGLFEQILAAASREAGRETRIVHRGGAGADHPTSAFHPEGEYLKAAVLYAP, encoded by the coding sequence ATGGCCTATCCGAAGCTGTTCCTGAAGAAGGGCAAGGAGGCGTTCGTCGCGTCCCGCCACCCGTGGGTGTTCGACGGCGCCCTCGACCTCGGCCGATCGCGCGGCGCCGAGCCGGGCCCGGTCGAGCTGTGCGCTTCGGACGGCGCGTTCGTCGGGATCGGCACCTTCAACCCGGCGAGCGCGATCTCGGTGCGGCTGCTCGCGCGGGAGCGCGCCGAGCTCGACGAGGCGTTCTTCGCCGGAAGGCTGCGCACGGCAGCCGCGCTGCGCGAGGACGCCGTCCCGCGGGACACGAACGCGTATAGGCTCGTGAACAGCGAGGGCGACGGCCTGCCGGGCCTCGTCGTCGACCGCTTCGCGGATCACCTCGTCGTCCAGGTCGGGACGCCCGGGATGGCGGCGCTCGAGCCGGCGTGGCTTCCGGCGCTCGTCGCGGCGGTTCGGCCGGCCTCGATCCTGCAGCGGGCGAACCAGTCCGCGGCCAACCGCGAGCGGATGACCGCACCGAGCGGCCAGCTCCTGGGGGAGACGCCGCCGCTCATCGACGTCGCGGAGCAGGGCGTCCGGCTCCGCGTGGATCCGCACCACGGCCAGAAGACCGGTTTCTTCTGCGACCAGCGGGACACGCGCGCGATCGTCCGCGGGCTCGCGAGGGATGGCCGCGTCCTCGACGGCTACGCCTATACGGGCGCCTTCACGGCGCACGCCCTGGCTGGAGGGGCCGCGTCGGTGACCGCGGTCGAGAGCTCGCCGTCCGCGGCGGAGCTCGTCCCCGTCAACGCGGAGCTCGCCGTGGCGGGCGGGGCGCAGCGCGTGTCGGTCGTCCGGGGCGACTGCGCCGAGCTTCTCGGCGCCGCGGGCGACGCGTTCGATCTCGTCATCGTCGACCCCCCCGCGCTCGCGAAGAAGCGGCAGCACGTCGAGAAGGCGGCGCGCCTCTACGTGGATCTCTTCGCGAAGGCGCTTGCCCGCACCGTGCCCGGCGGTTACCTCGTCGCGTGCTCGTGCTCCGCGGCCGTGGACCGCGGCCTGTTCGAGCAGATCCTCGCGGCCGCGTCCCGGGAGGCCGGGCGGGAGACGCGCATCGTCCATCGCGGCGGCGCCGGCGCCGACCACCCGACCTCGGCGTTCCACCCCGAGGGCGAGTACCTCAAGGCGGCGGTGCTCTACGCGCCGTGA
- a CDS encoding FAD:protein FMN transferase encodes MSEPGTSETRKPTGRRIPLRAAVGVALVAAMAAGVLLLRKPDYEPIVLEFSGETMATTYHVKVVDPSAHPATRQAMERGVAGELDLINFTMSRFDAESELYRFNQRRDTAPFAMSETAIEVIAEARRMGERTGGAYDVTIGPLMRLWGFWGGAPRTSVPSDAEIEAARAKVGLRLFEVDEKARTVRKLDPEVELDLSSIAKGAAVDRLAHMFEAFDYDDYMVEIGGEVRCHGLRPDRTPWRIGIEKPVDAAHEVKEIVELSDTAMATSGDYRQAYELGGKRVSHTMDPRTGRPIDHGLASVTVVLEECMMADAWATALNVLGPEEGYAAAEREGLAALFIERGSGGKLRERATPEFEAVRKRTRGADSEPAD; translated from the coding sequence TTGAGCGAGCCAGGCACCAGCGAGACCAGGAAACCGACAGGGCGGCGGATCCCGTTGCGCGCAGCGGTCGGCGTCGCGCTCGTCGCGGCGATGGCCGCGGGAGTGCTGCTCCTGCGCAAGCCGGACTACGAGCCTATCGTGCTCGAGTTCAGCGGCGAGACGATGGCGACCACGTACCATGTCAAGGTGGTCGATCCGAGCGCGCACCCCGCGACACGGCAGGCGATGGAGCGCGGCGTCGCAGGCGAGCTCGACCTCATCAACTTCACGATGTCGCGCTTCGACGCGGAGTCGGAGCTGTACAGGTTCAACCAGCGCCGCGACACGGCCCCGTTCGCCATGTCCGAGACCGCGATCGAGGTGATCGCCGAGGCGCGGCGCATGGGCGAGCGGACGGGCGGCGCGTACGACGTCACGATCGGGCCGCTCATGCGGCTGTGGGGCTTCTGGGGGGGCGCGCCGCGCACGTCGGTGCCGTCGGACGCCGAGATCGAGGCGGCGCGGGCGAAGGTGGGCCTCCGCCTCTTCGAGGTGGACGAGAAGGCGCGGACCGTGCGCAAGCTCGATCCCGAAGTCGAGCTCGATCTCTCGTCCATCGCGAAGGGCGCGGCGGTGGACCGGCTCGCCCACATGTTCGAGGCGTTCGACTACGACGACTACATGGTCGAGATCGGCGGCGAGGTGCGGTGCCACGGTCTGCGGCCGGACCGCACGCCGTGGCGCATCGGGATCGAGAAGCCGGTGGACGCCGCGCACGAGGTGAAGGAGATCGTCGAGCTCTCCGACACGGCGATGGCGACCTCCGGCGACTACCGCCAGGCCTACGAGCTCGGCGGGAAGCGCGTGTCGCACACCATGGACCCGCGCACCGGGCGGCCGATCGACCACGGGCTCGCCTCGGTGACGGTCGTCCTGGAGGAGTGCATGATGGCCGACGCCTGGGCCACCGCGCTCAACGTCCTCGGGCCAGAGGAAGGGTACGCCGCGGCCGAGCGCGAGGGGCTGGCCGCGCTCTTCATCGAGCGCGGGTCCGGCGGCAAGCTCCGCGAACGCGCGACCCCGGAGTTCGAGGCGGTGCGTAAGCGCACGAGGGGCGCCGACTCGGAGCCGGCCGACTGA
- a CDS encoding thermonuclease family protein, translating into MSAAKTKPRSKAALAGLLVAALAGFAAWWLLGEEPVREAERSPRARAPSGSFSGEVVAVLDGDTVDVMHEGRAVRVRLAGIDCPEKKQPFGKKAKRRASELAFGRVVRVSSETRDRYGRAVGKVALPDGGSLNEILVRDGLAWWYRQYSKDTRLGELEAEAKAARRGLWADPDPTPPWEYRRERRKSSKGG; encoded by the coding sequence ATGAGCGCCGCCAAGACGAAGCCCCGTTCGAAGGCCGCGCTCGCGGGCCTCCTCGTCGCCGCGCTCGCCGGGTTCGCGGCGTGGTGGCTCCTCGGCGAGGAGCCCGTGAGGGAGGCGGAGCGCTCGCCGCGCGCGCGCGCGCCGAGCGGGAGCTTCTCGGGAGAGGTCGTCGCGGTGCTCGACGGCGACACCGTCGACGTGATGCACGAAGGCCGCGCCGTCCGCGTGCGGCTGGCGGGCATCGACTGCCCCGAGAAGAAGCAGCCCTTCGGCAAGAAGGCGAAGCGGCGCGCCTCGGAGCTCGCCTTCGGGCGCGTCGTGCGCGTGAGCTCCGAGACCCGGGATCGCTACGGCCGCGCGGTCGGGAAGGTCGCGCTCCCGGACGGCGGATCGCTCAACGAGATCCTGGTCCGAGACGGGCTCGCGTGGTGGTACCGGCAGTACTCGAAGGACACGCGCCTCGGAGAGCTCGAGGCCGAGGCGAAGGCCGCGCGGCGCGGGCTGTGGGCCGATCCGGACCCGACCCCGCCGTGGGAGTACCGCCGCGAGCGCAGAAAGTCGTCGAAAGGCGGTTGA
- a CDS encoding phosphate acyltransferase translates to MRIGFDELAARIRARDPRTLVVVGAEEGAVLAGVARAAAEGIARPLLVGDRGAIEHAAGRAGVELGGFPIEDVRDPEEMVLAAMRAIGEGRADALMKGRLSTPELMRVGLKHGLKRPDRLLSHLTLFDHPRFDRLVAMTDGGVVPFPSFAQRVEILKNAVDALRRLGVARPRIAGLSSTEVPDERIPSSLEMARLKELFAPGGELAELGEFDGPMDLFCALDACAAGIKGRGGCVVGRADVLHCPDVVAGNLMGKAMLLFAEGMRSGGCVVGGAVPIVLLSRASSPDDKYCSIVAALSCAAP, encoded by the coding sequence ATGAGGATCGGCTTCGACGAGCTCGCCGCGCGGATCCGGGCGCGCGACCCGAGGACGCTCGTCGTCGTGGGCGCGGAGGAGGGGGCCGTGCTCGCCGGGGTGGCCCGCGCCGCGGCCGAGGGGATCGCCCGTCCGCTGCTCGTCGGCGATCGCGGGGCCATCGAGCACGCCGCCGGAAGGGCGGGCGTGGAGCTCGGCGGCTTCCCGATCGAGGACGTGCGGGATCCGGAGGAGATGGTGCTCGCCGCGATGCGCGCCATCGGTGAGGGCCGGGCCGACGCCCTGATGAAGGGGCGGCTCTCCACTCCTGAGCTCATGCGCGTCGGGCTGAAGCACGGCCTGAAGCGCCCCGACAGGCTGCTCAGCCACCTCACGCTCTTCGATCACCCGCGGTTCGACAGGCTCGTCGCGATGACCGACGGCGGCGTCGTGCCGTTCCCTTCGTTCGCGCAGCGCGTCGAGATCCTGAAGAACGCCGTCGACGCCCTGCGCCGGCTGGGCGTCGCCCGGCCGCGGATCGCCGGGCTCTCGTCCACCGAGGTGCCGGACGAGAGGATCCCGAGCTCCCTCGAGATGGCGCGCCTCAAGGAGCTGTTCGCGCCCGGCGGCGAGCTCGCGGAGCTCGGCGAGTTCGACGGGCCGATGGACCTCTTCTGCGCGCTCGACGCCTGCGCCGCGGGGATCAAGGGGCGCGGGGGGTGCGTCGTCGGCCGCGCCGACGTCCTGCACTGCCCCGACGTCGTGGCGGGCAACCTGATGGGCAAGGCGATGCTCCTGTTCGCCGAGGGGATGCGCTCCGGCGGCTGCGTCGTCGGCGGCGCGGTGCCGATCGTGCTCCTCTCCCGCGCCTCCTCGCCGGACGACAAGTACTGCTCGATCGTCGCCGCGCTCTCCTGCGCCGCGCCATGA
- a CDS encoding 2-oxoacid:acceptor oxidoreductase family protein — MRPFNVVLAGVGGQGILFASRILFEAAMARGQKVMGAETHGMSQRGGSVVSHFKMGDQASSMVIPGTADALVALEKTEGLRNLEFLRPGGVYLVNAPDLSHVPPAVSALFERSRVKIRSFDADRLALAAGKPLTANLYLMGSFCALEEVPFDGAEVRAIVAALSKGSADDNLKAFDAGLAAG; from the coding sequence ATGAGACCTTTCAACGTCGTATTGGCGGGCGTCGGCGGGCAGGGGATCCTCTTCGCGAGCCGGATCCTGTTCGAGGCCGCGATGGCCAGGGGCCAGAAGGTGATGGGGGCCGAGACGCACGGCATGAGCCAACGCGGCGGCTCGGTGGTCTCCCACTTCAAGATGGGCGATCAGGCGAGCTCGATGGTGATCCCGGGGACCGCCGACGCGCTCGTCGCCCTTGAGAAGACGGAGGGGCTGCGCAACCTCGAGTTCCTGCGCCCGGGCGGGGTCTACCTCGTCAACGCGCCCGACCTCTCGCACGTGCCGCCCGCGGTCTCGGCGCTCTTCGAGCGGAGCCGCGTGAAGATCCGCTCCTTCGACGCGGACCGCCTCGCGCTCGCGGCGGGCAAGCCGCTTACCGCCAACCTCTACCTCATGGGCTCCTTCTGCGCGCTCGAGGAGGTGCCGTTCGACGGCGCCGAGGTGCGCGCGATCGTCGCCGCCCTCTCCAAGGGATCCGCCGACGACAACCTCAAGGCGTTCGACGCCGGCCTCGCGGCCGGATGA